GCGTCGCCGGTGCGCAGCAGGGCAGCGGCAATGCTGTGGATATGCGGGTCGGCGTAGGCCACCGTGGGCACGCCCGAGCGGAAGAACTTGTGCTGGGCGTCGGCGGCAACGATGCCGGACGTGCCCTGGCCGTAGAACTCGATCTTGTTGGCTTTCGACAAGATGTCGAGCGCCTTCTGGATGGCGTCGGGGTCGAGATTGTTGCGCAGGTCGAGCAGGGTGTTGATCGAGCGGCTGCAAATCTTGTTGACCAGGTCGGCCGCCAGGTCGTCCTGGGTGGGCTGTTCGTTCAGGCCGGGCAGGGCCAGCGCCAGGCCCTGCGCCAGTTTCAGCTTGAACTCGTGCCAGCCGTCGTAACCGAGCGTGCGGCAAAACCGCACCACGGTCGGTTCCGACACTTGCGCGCTCTTGGCCAGCGCCGTGATGTTCTGGCTGACGGTCTGGCCGGGATGGTCGAGCACGGCCAGCGCGACTTTGCGCTCCGACTTGGAGAGCGAGTCGAGCTGGGTGCGGATCGAGTCGAGCAGCATGGCGTTATGGGTCCTAGTCTTCCGGCAGCGCTTCTTCGCGCCACTGCAAGCCTTCGCGGCTGATCAGGGCCGACGAGGCGGCCGGGCCCCAGGTACCGGCCGAGTACGGCACCGGATAGCTGTCGTCCGATTCCCAGTGGTCGAGGATCGGCTCGACCCATTCCCACGCCGCTTCCAGCTCGTCACCGCGCATGAACAGGGTCAACTGGCCGCGCAGCACGTCGAGCAGCAGGCGCTCGTACGCTTCCATGCGTGGCGACTTGAACTGTTCGCGGAAGTCCAATTCCAGCTCGGCCTGCTTCAAGCGCATGCCGTCGCCTGGGGTCTTGGCCATCAGGTTCATGCGCAGGCCTTCGTCCGGTTGCAGACGGATCACCAGCGAGTTGGGCTGGAAGCTGTTGGTGGGCTGGGCGAAGATCGAGTGCGGAATCTGCTTGAAGCGCACGACGATCTCGGCCAGGCTGTCGGCCATGCGCTTGCCGGTCCGCAGGTAGAACGGCACGCCGGCCCAGCGCCAGGTGTCGATCTCGGCCTTCATGGCCACGAAGGTTTCGGTGCGCGAGTGTTCCGGCGCGTCCGGTTCGTCGCGGTAGCTGGGCACGGCCTTGCCATCGACGTGACCGGCGCGGTACTGGCCGCGCACGATGTTTTGCGCCAGCGTGCTCGGGGTGAATTTTTTAAGCGAGCGCAGCACTTGCAACTTGGCGTCGCGCACGGCGTCCGGTGCGATCGAGGTGGGCGGTTCCATGGCCACGATGCACAGCAGTTGCAGCAAATGGTTTTGCAGCATGTCGCGCAGCGCGCCCGACGTGTCGTAGTAGCCCATGCGGTTGCCCACGCCCAGTTTCTCGGCGATGGTGATCTGGACGTCGGAAATCCACTCGCGGCGCCACAGCGGCTCGAACAGGATGTTGCCAAAGCGCAGGGCCAGCAGATTCTGTACCGTCTCCTTGCCCAGGTAGTGGTCGATCCGGTAAATCTGCGATTCCTCGAAGACCTTGCCCACTTCGGCATTGATCTGCTTGGCCGAGGCCAGGTCGCGGCCCAGCGGTTTTTCCAGCACCACGCGCGAATTGGCGGTGACCAGGCCGTTTTCCTTGAGGCTCTCGCAAATGCGGGCGAAGATGGCTGGCGGCGTGGCCAGGTAGTACACGCGGGTAATCGCGCTATCCTGGCGCAGCGCTTCGACCAGCGGCGCATAGGTGGTGGCGTCGGTGGCGTTGAGCGACACGTACACGATGCGGGCCGTGAAGCGCGCCCACGCGGCCGGCGCCACGGCCGGCGACTTGATCAGCGGCTTCGAGGTGGTTTCGACCGTGTGCAGGAACTCTTCCTGGCTGGCGTCCGCGCGGCCTACGCAAATGATGCGGGCAGTAGGAGGCAGGTCGTTGGCCACGTCGCGCGCGTACATCGCGGGCAGCAATTTGCGCATCGACAGGTCGCCGCTGCCGCCGAACAGAACCAGGTCAAAATCGGTAAGTGCCATAGTGAGATCTGAGGTAAAAGAGCTTGATGGTGGATGTGTAAATTTACTACGTCGAAATGCGAAAAGCAAGAAACTTTACTACATTACTGCCGGTATGCCGGTTCTGCCCGGCCGGCTACATCCACTTGCAGGGCCAGCAGTTTGCCACTGAACGGGTATTGTGCCAGTTCTTCGGCCGGTCGTGCGCCGGCGCTGGTGACATACAGCGTGCGCAGGTTCGGGCCGCCGAAGGCCACCATGGTCGGGCAGCGCACCGGCAAGGCGATTTCAGCCAACACCTCGCCTTGTGGTGAGAGCTTGACGATGCGCGCACCTTCGAACAGCGCGCTCCAGTAATTGCCTTCGCTATCGACCGCGCCGCCATCGGGCCGGCCACCGTAGTTGTTGGTCTTGTCGGCTGAGAACTGCCGGAATACCTGCTCGTTGCCGGCCGCACCGGTCGCCACGTCGTAGTCGAAACGGCGCAGCAGGTGGGCACTGGTGTCGGCGTGGTACATGGTTTTCTGGTCGGGGCTGAAGGCCAGGCCGTTGGAATTGGTCATGCCGCCGGCCCAGGCGCGGCGCAGTTGTCCATGCTCCAGCACGTACATCTCGGCAGCGGGTTTGTCGCGCGGCTCGTAGATGGTGCCGATCCAGTAGCGGCCGGCGCCATCGACCTTGCCGTCGTTGAAGCGGGTGATTGCCGTGTCGTACGGCGCGGGGGCAATCAGCGTGGTGCGTACAGCGTCGCTGGCGGTATCGAGGTGCAGCACGCCGTTGCGGGTGGCAACGATCAGGCCGCCCTGTTCGGCAATCGCCAGGCTGGCCGGTTCGCTCTCGAGCAGCCATGCGTGGTGGGCGCCGCTGGCAGGATCGAGCCGGTGCACGGTGCGCGCCGGGATATCGACCCAGTACAGCACCTGCTCGTCGGCGTGCCACAGCGGCGACTCGCCGGTTTGCATGACGGCGTCGCAGGCGACCTGGATGATCGGGGTGGTTTCCATGTGTGTATCCTTGCTTACAGGTGCTGTGCCGCCTTGGCCATGATGATCAGGCCATTGGTCGAGCTGTCGTGGCGTTCCGGCTTGATCTCGCCTTGCAGCTCGGCCTGGATATTCTTGGCCAGGACCTTGCCCAGCTCCACGCCCCACTGGTCGAAACTGTTGACATCCCAGATCACGCCCTGCACGAAGGTTTTATGTTCGTACAGCGCAATCAGCGCACCCAGGGTGAGCGGCGTGAGCTGATCCATCAGGATGGTGTTCGACGGCCGGTTGCCGGGGAAGGTTTTATGCGGCACCAGTTCTTCGATTGCGGTCGCGGAGAGGTTCTGCGCGGTCAGGTCGGCGCGCACTTCGTCGCCGGTCTTGCCGGTCATGAAGGCTTCGGACTGGGCGAAGCAGTTGGCCAGCAGGGCGTCGTGGTGGCCCGGCAGGTCGTGCGTGGCGCGCAGCGCGGCGATGAAGTCGATCGGCGTGATGTCGGTACCCTGGTGCAGCAACTGGAAGTAGGCGTGCTGGGCGTTGGTGCCGCATTCGCCCCATACGACCGGGCAGGTGGCGGTATCGACCGCCGCGCCGCCACGGGTGACGCGCTTGCCGTTGCTTTCCATGTCCAGCTGCTGCAGGTAGGCGGGGAAGCGGTTCAGGTCCTGGTGGTACGGCGCGATCGACAGCGAGCCGGCGTCGAGGAACTCGCGGTTCCAGAAACCGACCAGGGCCAGCAGCACCGGCATATTCTGTTCCAGCGGCGCTTCGCGGAAATGCTCGTCGATGGCGTGCGCGCCGGCGAGGAAGTCGCTGAAATAGCCGAAGCCGACGGCCAGCGCCACCGACAGGCCGATCGCCGACCACACGGAGTAGCGGCCGCCCACCCAGTCCCAGAACGGGAACATATTGGCCGGGTCGATGCCGAACGCCTGCACCGACTCGAGGTTGGTGGAGACGGCCACGAAGTGGCGCGCCAGGTCGGCCTCGGTGGCGCTTTGCAGGAACCAGGTGCGCGCGGTGTTCGCGTTGAGCATGGTTTCAGCAGTGGTGAAGGTTTTCGACGCAACGATGAACAGCGTGGTTTCCGGGTTGACCAGGGCCAGCGCGGCGTCCATGTCATGGCCATCGACGTTGGAGACGAAATGCATCTTCAGGCGTGGATGAGCGAACGAGCGCAGCGCCAGCACGGCCATTTTAGGACCCAGGTCGGAGCCGCCGATACCGATGTTGACGATGTCGGTGATCGGCTTGCCGCTGTAGCCGAGCCAGGCGCCGCTGCGCACCTTGTCGGTGAAGTCGCGCACCTGGTCCAGTACGGCGTGCACATCGGGCACCACGTCGCGGCCATCGACCACCAGGCTTTTGCCGCGCGGCAAACGCAGGGCCGTATGCAGTACGGCACGATGTTCGGTAAGATTGATCTTGTCACCACGCAGCATGGCATCGCGCTGCGTCTCCACGCCGCGTTCACGCGCCAGGTCCACCAGCAGGGCGATGGTGTCGGCGTCCAGGCGGTTCTTCGAGTAGTCGAGGAACAGGCCGGCGGCATCGACCGTCAACTGCGGGAAGCGCTGGTCATTGTCGGCAAACAGCTGGCGCATCTGCCACTGGCGGGCGTCAACGGCGTGGGCTGCGAGGGCTTGGTAGCTGGCGGTCGAGGTAAGGGCAGGTTGGCGCATAGTGTTGGGCGTCGGATGGAAGTAAGAATAAGATGGTTGAATAATACAGGAAAAAGCGGTAAATTCACTACGGTTCTGTTGAAATTATGGAATTTTATCGGGTGTGAAGGTCGGTTTTTCTGCGCAATAATCAGCTAGCCAAGTAAGACAATACAGCTCGCCACGCTAGACGGGATCACGGATTCCTCACGAAAAATCGCTGGCTGCGCCATTTTGTAGTAAAATTTCATAAGTTAATCGATAAGGAATCAACATGGCCTTGCATCCCGTACTGGAATCCGTCACCGCGCGCATCATCTCGCGTAGCAAACCTTCGCGTGGCGCTTATCTTGAGCATCTCGAAGCGGCGCGCGTGAAGGGCGTGCAGCGCGGCACCCTGGCATGTACCAACCTGGCGCACGGCTTTGCGGCGTTTCCCGCCAACGACAAGCTCTCGCTCAAGGAACTGAAAAAGCCGTCGGTGGCGATCGTTTCCGCCTATAACGACATGCTGTCCGCGCACCAGCCGTTCGAAGGCTTCCCGGCGCTGATCAAGGACGCCGTGCGCGAAGTGGGCGCGGTGGCGCAATTTGCCGGCGGCACGCCCGCCATGTGTGATGGCGTCACGCAAGGACAGCCCGGCATGGAATTGTCGCTGTTCTCGCGTGACGCGATCGCCATGTCCACCGCTATCGCGCTGTCGCACAATATGTTCGACGCGGCCGTGTATCTGGGCGTGTGCGACAAGATCGTGCCGGGCCTGTTGATCGGCGCGCTGCACTTCGGTCACCTGCCGGCCGTGTTCGTTCCGGCCGGCCCGATGACCACCGGCCTGTCCAATTCCGAGAAAGCCAAGATCCGCCAGCTGTATGCCCAGGGCAAGGTCGGCCGCGCCGAACTGCTCGAAGGCGAGTCGCAGTCGTACCACGGCGCCGGCACTTGCACCTTCTACGGCACCGCCAACAGCAACCAGATGCTGATGGAAGTGATGGGCCTGCACCTGCCGGGCGCCGCCTTCATTACCCCCAATACCCCGCTGCGCGCCGAGCTGACCAAGGCCGCCGCCCGCCGCGTCGCCGTGATCAGTGCGCAATCGGACGAATACCTGCCGGTCGGCCACGTGGTCGATGAAAAATCGATCGTCAACGCGATTGTCGCGCTGCTCACCACCGGTGGATCCACCAACCACACGCTGCACCTGGTGGCCATTGCCAAAGCGGCCGGCATCGTGATCGACTGGGACGATTTCGACGAGCTGTCGAAAGTGGTGCCGCTGCTCACCCGCATTTACCCGAACGGCAATGCCGACGTCAATCACTTCCACGCCGCTGGCGGCACCGGTTTCGTGATCCGTGAATTGCTCGACGGCGGCCTGCTGCACGACGATGTCACCACGATTTTGGGCAAAGGCTTGCGCGCCCACACCACCGAACCATTCCTCGGCGAAGGTGAGGTTGGACGCGAAGGCGTGGTGTGGAAAGCGGCGCCGGAACAATCGGGCGACGAAGCGGTGCTGCGCAAGATCACCGCGCCGTTCTCGCCGGATGGCGGCACCGTGCTGGTCAAGGGCAACCTGGGCCGCGCGGTGATGAAAGTGTCGGCTGTGAAGCCCGAGCACCAGACCGTGGAAGCGCCTGCATTGGTATTCAACTCGCAGGAAGATTTCATGGATGCCTACAAGGCCGGCCAGCTCGACCGCGATTTTGTCGCCGTGCTGCGCTTCCAGGGGCCGCGCGCCAACGGCATGCCGGAACTGCACGCGTTGACGCCGGCGCTGGCCAACCTGCAGGATGCCGGCCGCCACGTCGCGCTGGTGACCGACGGCCGCATGTCGGGTGCGTCGGGCAAGGTGCCGGCGGCAATCCACGTGTCGCCGGAAATCCTGGCCGGCGGACCGCTGGGCCGCGTGCGCGATGGCGACATCATCCGCGTGTGCGCCCGCACCGGCACGCTCGAAGCGAAAGTGGAAGCGAGCGTCTGGAATGCGCGTGAACAAGCCACGGCCGACCTGACCCCGAACGGCGTGGGCATGGGCCGCGAGCTGTTTGCCATGTTCCGCCACAGCGTTTCCGAGGCGGAAAAAGGCGCCACCACCTTCCCGCTGCCGTCGCCGATCCCGACCGTCGTCGGCCTGCATGACAAAGATCCGGTCGGTAACACCGTGCCGGGTTCCGATGAAGATTTCTCGATGAAGAAAGAAGCGTAAATCATGACCATGACTCTGCTCGACATTATGCGTACTTCCGCCGTAATCCCCGTGATCGCGATCGACGAACCCGAACACGCGGTACCGCTGGCCAAGGCGCTGGTCGCCGGCGGCATCCGGGTGCTGGAAGTGACCCTGCGTACCAAGCACGGCCTGGGCGCCATCCGCGCCATGTCCGAGGTGGAAGGCGCCATCGTTGGCGTGGGTACCCTGACCGCGCCGGAAGAATTCGCTGCTGCGCGCGATGCCGGCGCCGTCTTTGGCGTGTCGCCGGGCCTGACCGCCGCCCTGATCCAGGCAGCAAAATCGAGCGGCCTGCCGCTGCTGCCGGGCGTGATGACGCCGTCCGAAGTGATGGCTGCGCGCGAACACGGCTTCAAGCAACTGAAACTGTTCCCGGCCGTGCCGGCCGGTGGCGTGGGCATGCTGAACGCCATTTACGGCCCGCTGTCGGACGTGACGTTCTGCCCGACCGGCGGCATCTCGCAAGAGACGGCCGGCCAGTTCCTCAAGCTGAAAAACGTCGCCTGCGTGGGCGGCTCGTGGCTGACGCCGAAAGACGCGATTGCCGCCGGCGACTGGGAACGCATCACCGACCTGGCCAAGGCGGCCAGCGGCTTGCGCATCTAGGCTGGTTCGACTTGCTGACGAAAACGACGCTGCGGCGTCGTTTTTTTATTTTCAGGCGGTAATGGTTCTGAGCGCCGCCAGTTCTTCCTTCAGTACCTTGCGCAAGCTGGCCACGGTGAGTGGGGAGCTTTTTGGCGGCTGCATCGCCTTGCGCAACTCGGCATTGATCAGGGTTTGATAGCCGATGCCCTGCGCCTCGGCCTGCTCGCGGAAAAACGCCAGGACGTCGTCGTCGAGCATGATGGTGATGCGGCTTTTGCCACTGGCTGGCACCACTGCACCGCGTTTTCCTTCCGTAAAATCGTAATCATTGCGCATGATATGTCCTCGTCTCGCCTTTGCTGGCCTTGCGCGCGGAAATCAGCCGGATGTGCTCGCCGCGCATGGTATACACCACGATCAATAATCGCCCGTTGGCATCGGCCCCCAGCGTGACGAAGCGTTGCTCGCCAAACGCGTCGGGATCCTCGATCGTGACCGCCATGAAGTCGTGCAACGCTTCCTCCGACTGGGCAAAACTGACGCCATGCTTGGCGCGGTTGAGCTTGGCCTTGAACGGATCGAATTCGATGTCTGTAGTAGGATTATGCATATCCTATACATATACTGCAAGCGCGGCCGAAGTTTTCGATACGCCGCAAGCGCGGCGCATCGAATGTGCTAGACGGCAACAACCTGTTGCGCGGTGGCCTTGGCGGGGGCGCGGCTGGCGCTACGGTGCGGATACATGATCATCATGGCTGCCAGGCAGGGCAGGCCGAACACCAGGCAGGCCGGCAGCCAGCCCGCGCCGATCGCGTGGCCCGGTTGGCGCAGTGCGCGGCGGCGCCACAGCCAGGCGCCGGTCGCTGCCAGCAGGTTCGACAGCACTGCCGCGGTCCAGATCTGGCCCGAACGTTGCGGCATGAGCGGCGCGGCCAGGTGATCGGCGGACGCAGTGCCCGGTAAAATCCGCGCGGGCAAGGCGGTGACGGCCTCGAGCACCGGCGACATCCACCAGTCGATCTGGTCCAGCAAAGGCGGATAGTCGGGCTTGATCTCCCGGGTGGCGATGGTGTGCCGCTTGCCGTCGGCCGCGACAAACACCAGCGTCTGCCGGCCGGCGTTGGCAGCACCATGCGACCGGTCACGACCACCGGTAAACGACGCCAGTACGCCGTCGGACAAACGCGCTACATCGATCCTGGCCATGTCGCTGAGCGGACCGTCCAGCGGAACACTGTACAGCTCCTGGTACGGCGCTTGCGAACCTGCGGTGCGGTAGGCGATCAGCCGCTGGTTGCTCACAGCATAGGCCGTATCAACGGCTACCACCGGGCGCACCATAAAAATTTCGTTGGCGGGCAGCGTGGCCAGTGTCGCGAAGGTGAGCGTGCGGGTGTCGATATCGAGCATGGCGTGCGGCAGCATCATTTTTCCCGTCAACGCCGGTACGGCCGGGAAACCGGTGGTATCGCGGGGGCCGCCAGGGCCCACCGAAGCGGTGGCAACTCCAGTGCGAAGGTCGGTCAGGTCGAAGCGCATGGTGTCGTGATTGAAGCTGAACAGCTGGTTATCGTTGATCTTTCCGCGTGGCATATTTTTGTTGGACAGCTGTTGTGGCAAGGCGTAGCCTATCCAGCCCGGCATGATTTTTTGCGGTGTCACCCGCGCCAGTTCGCTGCGCCAGCGGTCGGCGCGCGCTTCGCCGCTGGCCGCACTCTGGAGGCCCCGGCGCAGCACGTCGCGGCTGTCCAGGAGGCGCAGGTCCGAGTCGCTGTCCGCTGGTGGCTGCAGCATCTGTTGCGGATGCATGCCGGCCGTCATGGCGCCCAGTTGCACGGCAAATTGCACGCCGCCCGGCGCCAGCAGATACAGGCCCAGCACCAGCGGCAGCGCGGCCAGCATGGTAGCGATGCCGGTTGCCGGCGCCTTGGCGCGGTTAGGCTGGAAGCTGGTGTAGACCACGGCCGCCATCAGCACCAGGCACGGCACGCACATGGCCAGCAGGGCAATGGCAGTCGATTCGTGCATCAGCATCACCCACGGCAGCGCCACGACCAGCACCGCGCAGCGGCTGGCGCCAAGCATGATGGCGGCGCCGGTCAGCCAGGCCATGATCACGATCATCACGACGTACGCCACCATCACGTAATGGCGCAGGTCCACGGTACGTTCGCTGAACCACTCGGTGCCCAGCACGGCCAGCAGCAGCGGCACGCCGACCGCCAGGGCTATCATGGTGGCCGAGGCCACGGTGATGGCGCCGAAGATGGCGCTGCGCGGCAGCGGCCGGTGCATCAGCCACAGCCAGCGGCCCGGTTGCCGGTAGCTGCCGATCTGGTGCAGCGCGAAGCCGAGGCCGCCCAGCGCATAGGCGCCCAGTATCACGGCCTGCACCAGCCACGCTTGCGCCAGCGGGTCGTTGACCCTGCCGAACAACACCAGCAGCATCAGGTGGGCCACGAAAAATATCAGGGCGGGGCGCCGGTAACGGCGGCATTCGCTGAAAAACAGGTCGCGCATTTGGATTTCCTCAGGCTGCTTGGATAATGGGGGTGGAGCAATCACTGCCGATATGGCCGCGCGCCAGCATGCCGTTTACCGCCCGGTCAAGGCCGATTGGCATGTGGTGTACGCTGCGCGCGCCCAGCAGCCGCAGCTGCGCTTCGAACTGGTCGCCCTGGTCGAAGACGATCAGGTGCGTGAGTCCGTCGATATGCTCGGTTTGCAGCACGCCGGCAGTGGCGCCGAGTTCGGGCGCGCGGAACGGAAATTCGGCCACCCACAGGCGCATGCGCTCGCAAAACTCGTCGGGCGCCGACGCGTGCAGCAAGCGGCCGCGTTCGAGGATGATCAACTGGTCGGCCACGCGCTCGATCTCGTCCATCTGGTGCGAGCAATAGACGACGGTGGTGCCGCCCGTGTAGCTGCTGTCCATCAGCGCGGTCAGGAACACCCGCCGCGCTACCACGTCCAGTCCCAGCGTGGGTTCGTCGAGAATCAGCAGTTCGGGCGCCTGGCCCAGCGCTAGCGCCAGGTTGACGCCGGCGCGTTCGCCGCGCGAGAGTTCGGCGATGCGCTGGTCGGGCAAGACATTGAAGTTGCGCAGCACCGCGTGATAGCGCTGCTCGTCCCACGCGCGGTACTGGCGGCGCTGCATGGCGGTCACCTCGTCCACCCGCATCCACGGCGGCAGGGTGTGCTCTTCGTTGACAAAACCGATGCGCGCGCGCAGGTCCGGCGTCAGCTGGGCGCTGTCGCAGCCAAGGATGCGGGCGC
This is a stretch of genomic DNA from Duganella zoogloeoides. It encodes these proteins:
- a CDS encoding ABC transporter ATP-binding protein, with the protein product MNLPPPVASGDYLIETEALTLQFKGKRALDGLDLKVARGGIHAVVGANGAGKSSLFRVLLGFEAATSGSARILGCDSAQLTPDLRARIGFVNEEHTLPPWMRVDEVTAMQRRQYRAWDEQRYHAVLRNFNVLPDQRIAELSRGERAGVNLALALGQAPELLILDEPTLGLDVVARRVFLTALMDSSYTGGTTVVYCSHQMDEIERVADQLIILERGRLLHASAPDEFCERMRLWVAEFPFRAPELGATAGVLQTEHIDGLTHLIVFDQGDQFEAQLRLLGARSVHHMPIGLDRAVNGMLARGHIGSDCSTPIIQAA
- the pgi gene encoding glucose-6-phosphate isomerase → MRQPALTSTASYQALAAHAVDARQWQMRQLFADNDQRFPQLTVDAAGLFLDYSKNRLDADTIALLVDLARERGVETQRDAMLRGDKINLTEHRAVLHTALRLPRGKSLVVDGRDVVPDVHAVLDQVRDFTDKVRSGAWLGYSGKPITDIVNIGIGGSDLGPKMAVLALRSFAHPRLKMHFVSNVDGHDMDAALALVNPETTLFIVASKTFTTAETMLNANTARTWFLQSATEADLARHFVAVSTNLESVQAFGIDPANMFPFWDWVGGRYSVWSAIGLSVALAVGFGYFSDFLAGAHAIDEHFREAPLEQNMPVLLALVGFWNREFLDAGSLSIAPYHQDLNRFPAYLQQLDMESNGKRVTRGGAAVDTATCPVVWGECGTNAQHAYFQLLHQGTDITPIDFIAALRATHDLPGHHDALLANCFAQSEAFMTGKTGDEVRADLTAQNLSATAIEELVPHKTFPGNRPSNTILMDQLTPLTLGALIALYEHKTFVQGVIWDVNSFDQWGVELGKVLAKNIQAELQGEIKPERHDSSTNGLIIMAKAAQHL
- the eda gene encoding bifunctional 4-hydroxy-2-oxoglutarate aldolase/2-dehydro-3-deoxy-phosphogluconate aldolase — encoded protein: MTMTLLDIMRTSAVIPVIAIDEPEHAVPLAKALVAGGIRVLEVTLRTKHGLGAIRAMSEVEGAIVGVGTLTAPEEFAAARDAGAVFGVSPGLTAALIQAAKSSGLPLLPGVMTPSEVMAAREHGFKQLKLFPAVPAGGVGMLNAIYGPLSDVTFCPTGGISQETAGQFLKLKNVACVGGSWLTPKDAIAAGDWERITDLAKAASGLRI
- a CDS encoding SMP-30/gluconolactonase/LRE family protein yields the protein METTPIIQVACDAVMQTGESPLWHADEQVLYWVDIPARTVHRLDPASGAHHAWLLESEPASLAIAEQGGLIVATRNGVLHLDTASDAVRTTLIAPAPYDTAITRFNDGKVDGAGRYWIGTIYEPRDKPAAEMYVLEHGQLRRAWAGGMTNSNGLAFSPDQKTMYHADTSAHLLRRFDYDVATGAAGNEQVFRQFSADKTNNYGGRPDGGAVDSEGNYWSALFEGARIVKLSPQGEVLAEIALPVRCPTMVAFGGPNLRTLYVTSAGARPAEELAQYPFSGKLLALQVDVAGRAEPAYRQ
- a CDS encoding BrnA antitoxin family protein, whose amino-acid sequence is MRNDYDFTEGKRGAVVPASGKSRITIMLDDDVLAFFREQAEAQGIGYQTLINAELRKAMQPPKSSPLTVASLRKVLKEELAALRTITA
- the edd gene encoding phosphogluconate dehydratase, encoding MALHPVLESVTARIISRSKPSRGAYLEHLEAARVKGVQRGTLACTNLAHGFAAFPANDKLSLKELKKPSVAIVSAYNDMLSAHQPFEGFPALIKDAVREVGAVAQFAGGTPAMCDGVTQGQPGMELSLFSRDAIAMSTAIALSHNMFDAAVYLGVCDKIVPGLLIGALHFGHLPAVFVPAGPMTTGLSNSEKAKIRQLYAQGKVGRAELLEGESQSYHGAGTCTFYGTANSNQMLMEVMGLHLPGAAFITPNTPLRAELTKAAARRVAVISAQSDEYLPVGHVVDEKSIVNAIVALLTTGGSTNHTLHLVAIAKAAGIVIDWDDFDELSKVVPLLTRIYPNGNADVNHFHAAGGTGFVIRELLDGGLLHDDVTTILGKGLRAHTTEPFLGEGEVGREGVVWKAAPEQSGDEAVLRKITAPFSPDGGTVLVKGNLGRAVMKVSAVKPEHQTVEAPALVFNSQEDFMDAYKAGQLDRDFVAVLRFQGPRANGMPELHALTPALANLQDAGRHVALVTDGRMSGASGKVPAAIHVSPEILAGGPLGRVRDGDIIRVCARTGTLEAKVEASVWNAREQATADLTPNGVGMGRELFAMFRHSVSEAEKGATTFPLPSPIPTVVGLHDKDPVGNTVPGSDEDFSMKKEA
- the zwf gene encoding glucose-6-phosphate dehydrogenase, with the protein product MALTDFDLVLFGGSGDLSMRKLLPAMYARDVANDLPPTARIICVGRADASQEEFLHTVETTSKPLIKSPAVAPAAWARFTARIVYVSLNATDATTYAPLVEALRQDSAITRVYYLATPPAIFARICESLKENGLVTANSRVVLEKPLGRDLASAKQINAEVGKVFEESQIYRIDHYLGKETVQNLLALRFGNILFEPLWRREWISDVQITIAEKLGVGNRMGYYDTSGALRDMLQNHLLQLLCIVAMEPPTSIAPDAVRDAKLQVLRSLKKFTPSTLAQNIVRGQYRAGHVDGKAVPSYRDEPDAPEHSRTETFVAMKAEIDTWRWAGVPFYLRTGKRMADSLAEIVVRFKQIPHSIFAQPTNSFQPNSLVIRLQPDEGLRMNLMAKTPGDGMRLKQAELELDFREQFKSPRMEAYERLLLDVLRGQLTLFMRGDELEAAWEWVEPILDHWESDDSYPVPYSAGTWGPAASSALISREGLQWREEALPED
- a CDS encoding SIS domain-containing protein; translation: MLLDSIRTQLDSLSKSERKVALAVLDHPGQTVSQNITALAKSAQVSEPTVVRFCRTLGYDGWHEFKLKLAQGLALALPGLNEQPTQDDLAADLVNKICSRSINTLLDLRNNLDPDAIQKALDILSKANKIEFYGQGTSGIVAADAQHKFFRSGVPTVAYADPHIHSIAAALLRTGDAVVAISQRGNSPSLVRSVKLARRGGADVIALAPSGTPLADLATVLIPIDLIFNIDPYTPISARLAYLVVIDVLAVGLALQRGPDFRKKMQNAQKALQEFDLQFDSFIG
- a CDS encoding BrnT family toxin; its protein translation is MHNPTTDIEFDPFKAKLNRAKHGVSFAQSEEALHDFMAVTIEDPDAFGEQRFVTLGADANGRLLIVVYTMRGEHIRLISARKASKGETRTYHAQ